One Pan paniscus chromosome 16, NHGRI_mPanPan1-v2.0_pri, whole genome shotgun sequence DNA segment encodes these proteins:
- the SNURF gene encoding SNRPN upstream reading frame protein — protein sequence MERARDRLHLRRTTEQHVPEVEVQVKRRRTASLSNQECQLYPRRSQQQQVPVVDFQAELRQAFLAETPRGG from the exons ATGGAGCGGGCAAG gGATCGCTTACACCTGAGACGAACTACAGAACAGCACGTACCAGAGGTGGAAGTCCAAGTCAAACGCAGAAGGACTGCCTCACTGAGCAACCAAGA GTGTCAGTTGTACCCGAGGCGTTCTCAGCAGCAGCAAGTACCTGTGGTGGATTTCCAGGCTGAACTGAGGCAGGCATTCTTAGCTGAGACACCAAGAGGTGGTTAA